The Acidobacteriota bacterium genome contains a region encoding:
- a CDS encoding OmpA family protein: protein MKYTSPFLLLAILAAVMPAFAESVDTASPGESVERHLSVDQTFRRWSHDPTLLDVERGDRLETRQVDAEAFETVKLKNVMPPIRFESGVADIPPNYVDKLNRLLDGMRHRRNVRVHFVGHADSQPLSDSLVRVFGDNAGLSRERAGEVAEHFKNILDLAPEAISYEWLGDTDPIASNLNESGRAQNRRVEVELWYDEARDAKRDEEIVVSDDIRRVKVCRMETVCKLRYLEGHARRARVRNLVVPLRFVDESTPIPTEFVRQVSQVLDNLRGKTNVAARFIGYTDDAPLTGRVERIYGDHLSLSKSRALRVALAMQEALALPSARVESDGRGAARPIASNATAHGQALNRRVEVEFWYDDPLQELPEEPGPCPDDSGDEFVTRVYDPPWGRIDTLELENGQPTVPVGLASTLQRALGDVADRDNPRVRFVGYTENAHLDRRTASVYGDDIGLSAARARRAREIVMQHPLLTGANGEHEGRGYVQSDDVVNAGFIQGESSFVRVQVVYDEPQPIDDWDGVDVTPITRELTPKSPYELNVMRITVDGDPIDDPQRSSSDVQRCTDVALDSVDISFRFDNLESRRRLAVAATPSSIAFHGAYAPVVRFRAYDNYSSFIERAEVRILEPGQSPSASPIAIAVVDETGRAEWPVSLEPTAGPVRELRYVLRVYDSRGRYDETEPRPLWLYAGAEAMPNPASDSTAYGESALVRGKIPVEGGTVTVRGGAIPAGHTVWVAGRQVPVDDSGAFIAEEILPPGAHTVEVAVLDADGNGSLYLRDLEFGGRDLFMVGMADLTLSASSSSGPAELLEGNNATQPADSSFDGRLAFYVDGELKNRWRLTASADTREGPVDELFSNFLDKSPDALFRRLDPEDHYPTFGDDSVVEETAPTQGKLYVKMSRGENYGVWGNFEVDYLGNELAHVDRGLYGANGHYESDTTTSFGEKTLAVDAFAAEPGTIGSHERFRGTGGSLYWLRHQDILVGSERLRIELRDKASGLVNGVVDLRPGTDYDIDYLQGRVLLTEPLSSTAEDNLLVRASGLSGDEAHLVARYEYTPGFDELDAVAVGGQAHYWFNDHVRLGATANVNEEDDADSNLGAADLIVRASTDSWLKLQASRSEGLVTRLLDSNDGGFEFAGPADTTFVDADATAYRADVSIGLGEVFENANGRLTLYAQTMDAGYSAPGQAALRDTEQIGGTFGMRISDRLSLAAKADRRTETEGVETRAVEVNLGFDLSDAWKLRGGIRNDLREDASPIPVATQELGERTDAVVQLSYDPQATWRVYGFAQGTLDAEGGREDNNRVGVGGTYRLSDRLKIDGELSGGDLGPGIRVGTGLLYTEATRLYLNYSLENERTDNGRRARRGTLVSGVKNRLSDSSSVYVEQRYRNGGTLTGLTHAAGIRYGATERWTLGANAEVGSLFDARTAAETERHAAGIRVGYGLENVQFASTVEYRNDEAQRPDATLTERSVWLFRNNVKYQVSDDWRLLGKLDHSTSDSSEGSFFDGGYTEFVFGWAYRPVANDRLSALAKYTYFYNVPTSDQVTFSSTSVEYIQKSHIAALDVTYDLTARWSLGGKVAYRLGQVSLDRVNREFFDNSAQLIVLRADFAFLEKWETLFELRSLSLPDIDQQRSGALGAIYRSFGKHFKVGAGYNFTDFSDDLTDLDYDHNGAFINLIGTM, encoded by the coding sequence ATGAAGTACACCTCGCCGTTCCTGTTGCTCGCTATTCTCGCCGCTGTGATGCCTGCGTTCGCGGAGTCTGTCGATACGGCGTCGCCGGGCGAATCCGTCGAACGCCATCTGTCGGTCGATCAGACGTTCCGCCGTTGGTCTCACGATCCCACTCTGCTAGATGTCGAGCGCGGTGACCGGCTCGAGACCCGGCAGGTCGATGCAGAAGCGTTCGAGACAGTCAAGCTGAAGAACGTGATGCCGCCGATCCGGTTCGAGTCCGGCGTCGCCGACATCCCCCCGAACTACGTGGACAAGCTGAATCGCCTGCTCGACGGCATGCGCCACCGCCGCAACGTGCGGGTGCACTTCGTCGGCCACGCCGATTCGCAACCGCTTTCGGACTCGCTCGTGCGTGTGTTCGGAGACAATGCGGGCCTGTCGCGCGAACGCGCAGGAGAGGTCGCCGAGCACTTCAAGAACATCCTCGATCTGGCCCCCGAAGCCATCAGCTACGAGTGGTTGGGCGACACGGATCCGATCGCGTCCAATCTGAACGAGTCGGGCCGCGCGCAGAATCGTCGCGTCGAGGTCGAACTCTGGTACGACGAGGCCCGCGATGCAAAGCGAGACGAGGAGATCGTCGTCTCGGACGATATACGGCGCGTCAAGGTCTGCCGGATGGAGACCGTCTGTAAGTTGCGCTACCTCGAAGGCCACGCGCGACGAGCGCGGGTTCGCAATCTCGTGGTCCCGCTCCGCTTCGTCGACGAAAGCACGCCGATCCCCACAGAGTTTGTCCGCCAGGTCAGCCAGGTGCTCGACAACCTCCGTGGCAAGACGAATGTTGCCGCGCGCTTTATCGGTTACACCGACGATGCCCCGCTTACGGGCCGCGTGGAACGCATCTACGGCGATCACCTGTCGCTATCGAAGTCGCGGGCTCTCCGCGTCGCACTTGCGATGCAAGAGGCGTTGGCGCTTCCGAGTGCCAGGGTCGAAAGCGACGGTCGAGGAGCGGCACGCCCGATCGCGTCGAACGCGACTGCCCACGGGCAAGCGCTCAACCGCCGCGTAGAAGTGGAGTTCTGGTACGACGACCCGCTCCAGGAGTTGCCCGAAGAACCCGGCCCCTGCCCCGATGACTCCGGTGACGAGTTCGTCACGAGGGTCTACGATCCGCCGTGGGGCCGGATCGATACGCTCGAGCTCGAGAACGGTCAACCGACGGTGCCTGTCGGGCTCGCGTCGACCCTCCAGCGTGCGCTGGGGGATGTCGCCGACCGCGACAATCCGCGGGTGCGATTCGTCGGTTACACGGAGAACGCGCACCTCGACCGGCGCACGGCGTCGGTCTACGGTGACGATATCGGCCTGTCCGCGGCCCGAGCACGACGTGCACGCGAGATCGTGATGCAACACCCGCTTCTGACCGGCGCGAACGGCGAGCACGAGGGTCGTGGCTACGTGCAGTCTGACGATGTCGTCAACGCCGGCTTCATCCAGGGCGAGAGTTCGTTCGTACGTGTCCAGGTCGTTTACGACGAGCCGCAACCGATCGACGACTGGGATGGCGTGGACGTGACGCCGATAACGCGCGAACTGACTCCGAAGAGTCCCTACGAACTGAACGTCATGCGAATCACGGTCGACGGCGACCCGATCGACGATCCCCAACGCAGCTCGTCCGATGTTCAGCGCTGCACCGACGTGGCACTCGACTCGGTTGACATAAGCTTCCGCTTCGACAACCTCGAATCGCGTCGCCGGCTGGCCGTCGCGGCGACGCCGTCGTCGATCGCGTTTCACGGTGCGTATGCCCCGGTCGTTCGATTCCGCGCGTACGACAACTACTCCAGCTTCATCGAGCGTGCCGAAGTACGCATCCTCGAGCCGGGACAGTCTCCGAGTGCGTCGCCGATTGCGATCGCCGTCGTTGACGAAACGGGTCGCGCCGAGTGGCCGGTGTCCCTCGAGCCGACCGCGGGACCCGTGCGCGAGTTGCGTTACGTTCTGCGCGTATACGACTCCAGGGGTCGGTACGACGAAACGGAGCCCCGCCCGCTGTGGCTCTACGCGGGGGCCGAGGCGATGCCGAACCCGGCCTCGGATTCGACCGCCTACGGCGAGTCCGCACTGGTTCGTGGGAAGATTCCGGTCGAAGGCGGCACCGTCACCGTGCGCGGTGGCGCGATCCCCGCGGGCCACACAGTCTGGGTCGCGGGCCGTCAAGTACCGGTTGATGACAGCGGCGCGTTCATTGCCGAGGAGATCCTCCCGCCCGGTGCCCACACGGTCGAAGTTGCGGTGCTCGACGCTGACGGGAACGGCAGTCTCTACCTGCGCGACCTCGAGTTCGGCGGTCGCGACTTGTTCATGGTCGGGATGGCGGATCTCACGCTGTCCGCGTCGAGCTCGAGCGGCCCCGCCGAACTGCTCGAAGGCAATAACGCAACCCAACCGGCCGATTCGTCCTTCGACGGCCGCCTGGCGTTCTATGTCGACGGCGAGCTAAAGAACCGCTGGCGCCTGACGGCAAGCGCAGACACGCGCGAGGGACCGGTCGATGAGCTGTTCAGCAACTTCCTCGACAAGTCGCCTGACGCGCTGTTCCGACGCCTCGACCCGGAAGACCACTACCCGACCTTTGGCGACGACAGCGTCGTCGAGGAGACCGCACCTACACAGGGCAAGCTCTACGTCAAGATGAGCCGCGGCGAGAACTACGGCGTCTGGGGCAACTTCGAGGTCGACTACCTCGGCAACGAACTGGCCCACGTCGATCGCGGGCTCTACGGAGCGAACGGTCACTACGAGTCCGACACAACGACGAGCTTCGGAGAGAAGACACTGGCCGTTGACGCGTTCGCGGCCGAACCGGGGACGATCGGTAGCCACGAGCGCTTCCGCGGAACCGGAGGGTCGCTGTACTGGCTGCGCCATCAAGATATCCTGGTGGGCTCGGAGCGCCTGCGCATCGAGCTACGCGACAAGGCATCGGGACTCGTCAACGGCGTCGTCGATCTGCGTCCCGGCACCGACTACGACATCGACTACCTCCAGGGCCGCGTGCTACTGACCGAGCCACTCTCGTCGACTGCCGAGGACAATCTGCTCGTCCGCGCAAGCGGCCTGAGCGGAGACGAGGCGCACCTCGTTGCGCGCTACGAGTACACCCCCGGCTTCGATGAGCTCGACGCGGTCGCCGTCGGTGGCCAGGCGCACTATTGGTTCAACGACCACGTCCGACTCGGCGCGACGGCGAACGTCAACGAGGAGGACGACGCCGACAGTAACCTCGGCGCAGCCGATCTGATCGTGCGGGCGAGCACCGATAGCTGGCTGAAGCTCCAGGCGAGCCGCAGCGAGGGTCTCGTCACTCGCCTGCTCGACTCGAACGACGGCGGATTCGAGTTCGCTGGCCCGGCCGACACCACGTTCGTCGACGCCGACGCGACCGCGTATCGCGCCGACGTCAGCATCGGACTCGGCGAAGTTTTCGAGAACGCAAACGGCCGCCTCACGCTTTATGCGCAGACCATGGACGCCGGGTACTCCGCCCCCGGACAAGCCGCGCTACGCGATACCGAGCAGATCGGCGGCACGTTCGGCATGCGAATCTCGGACCGACTGAGCCTGGCGGCCAAGGCGGACCGGCGTACGGAGACGGAGGGTGTCGAAACCCGCGCGGTAGAGGTGAACCTCGGCTTCGACCTGAGCGACGCGTGGAAACTGCGCGGCGGCATTCGCAACGACCTGCGCGAGGATGCCTCGCCCATCCCCGTCGCGACCCAGGAACTCGGCGAGCGAACCGATGCGGTCGTGCAATTGAGCTACGACCCGCAGGCGACGTGGCGCGTCTATGGCTTCGCGCAGGGCACTCTCGACGCCGAGGGCGGACGCGAGGACAACAACCGCGTCGGCGTGGGCGGCACGTACCGCTTAAGCGATCGTCTCAAGATCGACGGCGAACTGTCCGGCGGCGACCTTGGCCCCGGGATTCGGGTCGGCACGGGCTTGCTCTACACCGAAGCGACTCGCCTCTACCTGAACTACTCGCTCGAGAACGAGCGGACCGACAACGGGCGTCGCGCCCGTCGCGGCACGCTGGTCTCGGGCGTGAAGAACCGTCTTTCCGACAGCTCGAGCGTTTACGTCGAGCAACGCTACCGTAACGGCGGGACCCTGACCGGCCTGACGCACGCGGCGGGGATCCGCTACGGCGCGACCGAGCGCTGGACGCTTGGCGCGAATGCCGAGGTCGGCTCGCTGTTCGATGCACGCACCGCCGCCGAGACCGAGCGCCACGCAGCCGGCATCCGCGTCGGCTACGGACTCGAGAACGTGCAATTCGCGAGCACCGTCGAGTACCGCAACGACGAGGCACAACGGCCCGACGCGACGCTGACCGAGCGTTCGGTCTGGCTGTTCCGCAACAACGTCAAGTACCAAGTATCCGACGACTGGCGTCTGCTCGGCAAGCTCGACCACTCGACGAGCGACAGCTCCGAGGGCTCGTTCTTCGACGGCGGTTACACCGAGTTCGTGTTCGGCTGGGCCTACCGGCCCGTCGCGAACGACCGGCTGAGCGCGCTGGCCAAGTACACCTACTTCTACAACGTTCCGACGTCGGACCAGGTGACATTCTCCAGCACTTCGGTCGAGTACATCCAGAAAAGTCACATCGCCGCGCTCGACGTGACCTACGATCTGACGGCGCGCTGGTCACTCGGCGGCAAGGTCGCGTACCGGCTGGGCCAGGTCAGCCTCGACCGCGTGAACCGCGAGTTCTTCGACAACTCCGCTCAGCTAATCGTCCTGCGGGCCGACTTCGCTTTCCTGGAGAAGTGGGAGACGCTTTTCGAGCTGCGCTCGTTGAGCCTTCCGGACATCGACCAGCAGCGCAGCGGCGCGCTGGGGGCGATCTACCGTTCGTTCGGCAAGCATTTCAAGGTCGGGGCCGGCTACAACTTCACCGACTTCTCGGACGATTTGACCGACCTCGACTATGATCACAATGGGGCGTTCATTAACTTGATCGGCACGATGTAA